The proteins below come from a single Fastidiosipila sanguinis genomic window:
- a CDS encoding ATP synthase F0 subunit B, which translates to MLHIEPQYIPIVVINFLIVVFILAKFLFKPLVKAIQERQDSVEDINKKINEEKKKLTELQSEYKDFEECFNLRKKDNEAEINKAAEKYRQEKLDEINADLKKKEAEVLEELRKERIYTAKQFQDDFVELSTSLAEKVINRALSEEEKSNSIDLFLESLEESSISKINNKD; encoded by the coding sequence ATGTTACATATAGAACCGCAATATATACCAATAGTAGTAATCAACTTTCTAATTGTTGTTTTTATATTAGCCAAGTTCTTATTTAAACCATTGGTTAAAGCTATTCAAGAAAGACAAGATTCAGTAGAAGACATAAATAAAAAGATTAATGAAGAAAAGAAAAAATTAACAGAGTTACAGAGTGAATACAAAGATTTTGAAGAGTGCTTTAATCTAAGAAAAAAAGATAATGAAGCTGAAATAAATAAAGCAGCTGAAAAATATCGCCAAGAGAAGTTAGACGAAATAAATGCAGACTTAAAGAAGAAGGAAGCTGAAGTTTTGGAGGAATTGAGAAAAGAGCGTATTTATACAGCTAAACAATTCCAAGATGATTTTGTTGAATTATCTACTAGTCTTGCAGAGAAAGTAATCAATAGAGCACTGTCAGAAGAAGAAAAAAGTAATTCTATAGATCTTTTCCTGGAGTCTTTGGAAGAAAGTAGTATTTCAAAGATAAATAATAAGGACTAG
- a CDS encoding ATP synthase F0 subunit C → MSENAIFAISTAITMSLSILTPAIAQAITAKQAFDTIARQPEKASDVRTMLILALAFMEALTIYGLLISFMLIGNIS, encoded by the coding sequence ATGAGTGAGAATGCAATTTTTGCAATAAGTACAGCTATAACAATGTCATTATCTATATTAACTCCAGCAATAGCTCAAGCAATTACCGCTAAGCAAGCGTTTGACACTATTGCAAGACAACCAGAAAAAGCTAGTGATGTTAGAACTATGCTAATTTTAGCTTTAGCATTTATGGAAGCTTTGACAATATATGGTTTGTTGATTAGTTTCATGCTAATTGGAAATATATCATAG
- a CDS encoding F0F1 ATP synthase subunit A has translation MDFTNLILTINIPGYITTMVVISIILIIVAWLIGRKITVYGIGKAQAVAEMGTEMLMNLVEDIMGSRKKMLKYTPYLASMFLFIIVANYSGMVPGAGTFSQFTAPTSTLTVTLSLGISALIMTITFAIKAKGTKAFLRSFIEPYAIVLPLNIIDEVTKPVSLGLRLFGSIIAEEILIAAVYNIMPWIAPIPFYFISVFFGALQAFIFTVLTSIYISGATSEE, from the coding sequence ATGGATTTTACCAACTTAATTCTTACTATTAATATTCCAGGCTACATAACTACAATGGTAGTAATTTCTATTATCTTAATCATCGTTGCATGGTTAATTGGTAGAAAAATTACAGTATATGGAATTGGAAAAGCTCAAGCCGTTGCTGAAATGGGTACCGAAATGTTGATGAACCTTGTAGAAGACATTATGGGTAGTCGTAAAAAGATGTTGAAATATACGCCTTACTTAGCTTCCATGTTTTTATTTATCATAGTAGCTAACTATTCTGGAATGGTTCCAGGAGCAGGAACGTTCTCTCAATTTACAGCTCCAACATCAACACTTACAGTTACACTAAGCTTAGGAATATCAGCTTTGATTATGACTATTACATTTGCTATCAAAGCTAAAGGAACAAAAGCTTTTTTAAGAAGTTTTATCGAACCATATGCAATAGTTTTACCACTGAATATTATTGATGAAGTGACAAAACCAGTTTCATTAGGTTTAAGGTTATTCGGTAGTATTATTGCAGAAGAAATTTTAATAGCAGCAGTTTACAATATTATGCCTTGGATTGCACCAATACCATTTTATTTTATTAGTGTGTTCTTTGGAGCATTACAAGCATTTATTTTTACAGTCTTGACCTCAATTTATATCAGTGGGGCCACATCAGAAGAATAA
- a CDS encoding metal-dependent hydrolase family protein, with the protein MKKLALVNATLIDGYSDDAIENSLVLIDEEGKIEYAGAKKDFDSSYETKDLTGKTIMPGLIDSHLHFSGNQTDDDTDWVLEHPIQKTVVAVQQAHDCLERGITACGEISRSGIYIRDMIEQGVMEGPRVVATGLGLCRTGGHGDSHKLPSEYNNWSHPWAERVDGPWEIRKAIRRRCRENADAIKIWSTGGGIWRYDQKLTQHYSYEEIKAAVDEGKLSGIPVWSHAEGYGGALDSAKAGVHLIIHGQTLNDECLEYMKKNGTYFCPTAQFLSEWFKTYEPPYIPEVHDKYEGDTVAEKELQRCYENLRKAVDKGIQLVTGSDSFCSSLTPYGSTLIGELYTWVEKVKLPVMYTIQGATKRGAEMLQIDDITGTLEPGKFADLLVLSANPMENIRNLTVENMEIIMKGGKEIAH; encoded by the coding sequence ATGAAAAAACTTGCATTAGTAAACGCAACATTGATAGACGGTTATAGCGATGATGCTATAGAAAATTCTTTAGTCCTAATCGACGAAGAAGGTAAAATAGAGTATGCAGGAGCTAAAAAAGATTTTGATAGCTCATATGAGACCAAAGATTTAACAGGCAAAACAATTATGCCAGGTTTAATCGACTCTCACTTGCACTTCTCAGGAAACCAAACTGATGACGATACAGATTGGGTACTAGAACATCCAATTCAAAAAACTGTTGTTGCTGTACAACAAGCTCATGACTGTTTGGAAAGAGGTATCACAGCTTGTGGTGAAATCAGCCGTTCCGGTATCTACATTAGAGATATGATTGAACAAGGCGTTATGGAAGGACCTCGTGTTGTTGCTACAGGTTTAGGTCTATGTCGTACAGGTGGTCACGGTGACTCACACAAACTTCCATCAGAATATAATAACTGGTCACACCCATGGGCAGAAAGAGTTGATGGACCTTGGGAAATCAGAAAAGCTATTAGAAGAAGATGTCGTGAAAATGCTGACGCTATTAAGATTTGGTCTACAGGTGGTGGTATCTGGAGATATGACCAAAAATTAACACAACACTACTCATACGAAGAAATTAAAGCAGCAGTTGATGAAGGTAAACTATCAGGAATCCCAGTATGGAGTCACGCAGAAGGTTACGGCGGAGCTCTAGATTCAGCTAAAGCTGGTGTTCACCTAATTATTCACGGACAAACATTAAATGATGAATGTCTAGAATACATGAAGAAGAATGGTACATACTTCTGTCCAACAGCTCAATTCTTGAGCGAATGGTTCAAGACATACGAACCTCCTTACATTCCAGAAGTTCACGATAAATATGAAGGTGATACAGTAGCAGAGAAAGAATTACAACGTTGCTACGAAAACCTACGTAAAGCTGTTGATAAAGGTATTCAATTGGTTACAGGTTCAGACTCATTCTGTTCAAGCTTAACTCCTTATGGATCAACATTGATCGGTGAGCTATATACTTGGGTAGAAAAAGTTAAATTGCCAGTCATGTACACAATTCAAGGTGCTACAAAACGTGGTGCAGAAATGCTACAAATTGACGATATTACAGGTACATTGGAACCAGGTAAATTTGCTGACTTACTAGTACTATCTGCTAACCCAATGGAAAACATCCGTAACTTAACAGTTGAAAATATGGAAATTATCATGAAGGGCGGAAAAGAAATAGCTCATTAA
- a CDS encoding APC family permease, whose product MDNNKQNEVPEAGMQKTLSLWNFFTIGFGAIIGTGWVLLVGDWMILGGGPVQAMIAFMIGAIFLLPIGAVFGELTAAIPVSGGIVEYVDRTFGHNMSYVTGWFLALGNGILCPWEAIAISTLISELFAELPGLGWLNSVKLYTILGADVYLYPTLISLAVAVYVISLNFRGASSAAKLQSFLTKALLTGMLIAMVVSFIKGTPKNILPTFEQVQGPVTSTSANNMFQGIISVLVMTPFFYAGFDTIPQQAEEASADLDWQKFGRIISAALLASGVFYMICIYSFGTIIPWSKFIENSVPALAVLKRINMILYVVMLVIGTLGPMGPMNSFYGATSRIMLAMGRKGQLPESFSELDANGSPRMANIVMAVLTLVGPFLGKKMLVPLTNVSALAFIFSCTMVCFACLKMRRTEPDLPRPYKVPGGKVGISLGCLAGLIVVGLLVIPGSPAALNLVEWSIVGAWLLVGLILMFISKSKKKA is encoded by the coding sequence ATGGATAATAATAAACAGAATGAAGTTCCTGAAGCAGGTATGCAGAAGACCTTGTCTTTGTGGAATTTCTTCACAATCGGCTTCGGTGCGATAATTGGTACGGGCTGGGTATTGCTAGTTGGTGATTGGATGATTCTTGGTGGTGGTCCAGTTCAAGCTATGATAGCCTTTATGATAGGTGCAATATTCTTGCTACCAATTGGTGCAGTTTTCGGAGAATTAACAGCAGCGATACCTGTATCAGGTGGTATTGTTGAATATGTAGATAGAACTTTCGGTCACAATATGTCATATGTAACTGGATGGTTCTTAGCTTTAGGTAATGGTATTCTTTGCCCTTGGGAAGCAATAGCTATCTCAACATTGATATCAGAATTGTTCGCTGAATTACCTGGTTTAGGTTGGTTAAATTCAGTTAAGCTTTATACAATTTTAGGCGCAGATGTATACCTATACCCAACATTAATTTCATTGGCAGTAGCTGTTTACGTTATTAGCTTAAACTTCCGTGGAGCATCATCAGCAGCTAAATTGCAATCATTCTTAACAAAAGCTTTATTAACAGGTATGTTAATTGCTATGGTCGTTTCTTTCATCAAAGGTACTCCAAAAAATATTTTGCCTACATTTGAGCAAGTACAAGGCCCTGTTACAAGTACAAGTGCAAATAACATGTTCCAAGGTATTATTTCAGTTTTAGTTATGACTCCATTCTTCTACGCAGGTTTTGACACTATACCTCAACAAGCAGAAGAAGCTTCAGCTGATTTAGACTGGCAAAAATTCGGTAGAATTATTTCAGCAGCTTTATTAGCATCTGGTGTATTCTACATGATTTGTATTTACTCATTCGGTACCATTATTCCATGGTCAAAATTTATTGAGAATTCAGTTCCAGCTTTAGCAGTATTGAAACGAATTAATATGATTCTATACGTTGTAATGTTAGTAATCGGTACTTTAGGACCTATGGGACCTATGAACTCATTCTATGGTGCAACTTCTAGAATAATGTTAGCTATGGGAAGAAAAGGTCAATTACCTGAATCATTTAGTGAATTAGACGCAAATGGTTCACCAAGAATGGCAAATATTGTTATGGCAGTCTTGACATTAGTAGGACCATTCTTAGGTAAGAAGATGTTAGTTCCATTGACAAACGTTTCAGCATTAGCATTTATTTTCTCATGTACTATGGTTTGCTTCGCATGTTTGAAGATGCGTAGAACCGAACCAGATTTGCCAAGACCATACAAAGTACCTGGTGGAAAAGTTGGTATATCTCTTGGTTGTTTAGCAGGTTTAATAGTTGTAGGTTTACTAGTAATTCCTGGAAGCCCAGCAGCTCTAAACTTAGTTGAGTGGTCAATAGTTGGTGCATGGTTGCTAGTTGGACTAATACTTATGTTCATTAGCAAATCTAAGAAAAAAGCATAA
- a CDS encoding LytR/AlgR family response regulator transcription factor, producing the protein MNNFMYYIGICDDDPLELSRLKSYLLELKDENMPVDVKVFDNGYNLVNAHKFKNFHLIFLDLLMDPISGLKTAELIRQIDPLVNIIFVTVTDEYAVDGYKVDALRYLLKPVDKNELLKIVKPILVDSKKFNNKIFTFSNTDGAHRIKLSEILYFESSLKKINLVTKKETFSFYGKISEIESELQDEFSIRVHKSFIVNLRYVTQVNATSLTLDDNTEIPVSKYRYKEIMEKFMDLVSQN; encoded by the coding sequence TTGAATAATTTTATGTACTATATAGGAATATGTGATGATGACCCTCTGGAACTTTCTCGTTTAAAAAGCTATCTATTAGAACTAAAAGATGAAAATATGCCCGTAGATGTCAAAGTTTTTGATAATGGATATAACCTCGTTAATGCTCATAAATTCAAAAATTTTCATTTAATTTTCCTGGATTTACTCATGGATCCTATCTCAGGATTAAAAACTGCTGAATTAATAAGACAAATTGATCCCCTTGTTAATATAATATTTGTTACTGTAACTGACGAGTACGCAGTTGATGGCTACAAGGTGGATGCTTTGCGTTATTTATTAAAGCCTGTTGATAAAAATGAATTATTAAAAATAGTTAAGCCAATACTTGTAGATAGTAAAAAGTTCAACAATAAAATTTTCACCTTTAGTAACACAGACGGAGCCCACAGAATTAAACTATCCGAAATACTATATTTCGAATCTAGTCTGAAAAAGATTAATTTGGTAACTAAAAAAGAGACCTTTAGTTTTTATGGAAAGATTTCAGAAATTGAATCAGAATTACAAGACGAATTCTCAATTAGAGTACATAAGAGCTTTATTGTGAATTTGCGCTATGTTACTCAAGTCAATGCAACAAGCTTGACCCTTGATGATAATACAGAAATTCCTGTTTCAAAATATAGATACAAAGAGATTATGGAAAAATTCATGGATCTGGTCAGTCAGAATTAA
- a CDS encoding sensor histidine kinase, whose protein sequence is MRYKLHTINILILLEYACRFFAAGIHSTIVNSNNTGALLPLLSPSTQIIACVSFLLMNNFLLFLRKLRIKGYNTAYELISSSVHILIIICIACYALFLKDISNNFRLFYYFNSVFFTSISLVAFFYLDKYHIIRDTMEVSQMANHLLEVEKNYTAKFLSREEEAQKFHHDIKKHLQNIYFLCNNNKAEAASEYISKLIDSPIVKTNIVLTKNYVIDSILQQNKATMEADGIEVEISTMLAENQPFDDIELSILLGNLLSNSHEACNRIQNNSVKKEVDIKIHQRKQFLYIEISNSFNGKLFKRDGTFLSSKRQNGSSGIGLQNVENIVDKYDGIMKLSNDKNIFTVKVLLPYSSVN, encoded by the coding sequence TTGCGTTATAAATTGCATACAATTAACATTTTAATTTTGCTTGAGTACGCATGTCGTTTCTTCGCAGCAGGTATTCATAGCACAATCGTAAATAGCAATAATACTGGTGCTTTGTTGCCATTATTATCACCTAGCACACAAATCATTGCTTGTGTTTCATTTTTATTAATGAATAACTTCCTACTTTTCCTAAGAAAATTAAGGATCAAAGGCTACAATACCGCTTATGAATTAATTTCCTCAAGTGTACATATTCTAATTATAATTTGCATTGCCTGCTACGCTTTATTCTTAAAGGATATTAGCAATAATTTCAGGTTGTTCTATTATTTCAACTCAGTATTCTTCACCTCGATCTCGCTAGTGGCATTTTTCTACCTAGATAAATATCACATTATTCGAGACACCATGGAAGTATCACAAATGGCTAACCATTTACTAGAAGTCGAAAAAAATTACACCGCCAAATTCCTCAGCCGTGAAGAAGAAGCCCAAAAATTCCACCACGACATAAAGAAGCACCTACAAAACATTTACTTCCTTTGCAACAATAATAAAGCTGAAGCTGCAAGTGAATATATATCTAAACTAATTGATAGTCCAATAGTAAAAACAAATATTGTTCTAACGAAAAATTATGTTATTGATAGTATCTTGCAACAAAATAAAGCCACAATGGAAGCTGATGGAATAGAAGTTGAAATCTCAACCATGCTGGCTGAAAATCAACCTTTCGATGACATCGAGCTATCTATTCTCTTAGGCAATTTACTTAGTAACTCACATGAAGCATGTAATAGAATTCAAAATAATTCAGTAAAAAAAGAAGTTGATATAAAAATCCATCAGCGCAAACAGTTTTTATATATAGAAATCTCAAACTCTTTCAACGGTAAATTATTCAAGCGTGACGGAACTTTCTTAAGCTCCAAACGTCAAAATGGTAGTTCAGGAATAGGTTTGCAAAATGTAGAAAATATAGTTGATAAATATGACGGCATAATGAAATTATCTAACGATAAAAACATTTTTACTGTAAAAGTTCTTTTGCCTTATTCCTCTGTAAATTAA
- a CDS encoding glycoside hydrolase family 172 protein, which yields MDNNSKNMIILPGTAAMLPYLTHGKSRAINAENRTGEKGKGGMAASVLGKSRKGSPCLNDIQPGETVVLGEIEGPGIIHHIWITTDNKTSEGDCFVLRDLVLRMYWDGEENPSVEVPLGDFFCCGFGKECYINSSLITVVPSRGLNSYIQMPFKKKAVITLENQHANAIPAFFYQIDYNLYNYLPEETEYFHASWRREALTELGKDYVIADGIKGSGHYIGTYIALSTLQRYWWGEGEVKFYIDGDEQYPTICGTGMEDYFGGSWSFARHEDGKTIEQTYTTPFLGYPFYSRHDDLVNNLYHNDDCPPMRGFYRWHVMDPVFFDEELKVTVQQIGVGHKGLFERQDDLSSVAYWYQKEPHNVFPKLPEKEKRWPR from the coding sequence ATGGATAACAATAGTAAAAATATGATTATACTGCCGGGAACAGCAGCAATGCTTCCCTATCTGACACATGGAAAAAGTAGGGCTATTAATGCTGAAAACAGGACAGGAGAAAAGGGAAAGGGTGGTATGGCAGCCAGCGTTCTCGGAAAATCAAGAAAAGGCAGTCCGTGTTTGAATGATATCCAGCCGGGAGAGACGGTTGTTTTAGGAGAAATAGAAGGTCCGGGAATCATTCATCATATATGGATAACAACGGATAATAAAACGTCAGAAGGAGATTGCTTTGTTCTTAGGGATCTGGTTCTCAGAATGTATTGGGATGGCGAGGAAAATCCATCAGTAGAAGTACCGTTAGGGGATTTTTTCTGTTGTGGATTTGGAAAAGAGTGCTATATCAATTCCAGTCTTATAACAGTTGTTCCATCCAGAGGGTTAAATTCTTATATTCAGATGCCATTTAAAAAGAAAGCAGTTATTACATTAGAAAATCAGCATGCAAATGCAATTCCAGCTTTTTTTTATCAGATTGATTATAATTTATACAATTACCTGCCAGAAGAAACGGAATATTTTCACGCAAGCTGGAGGAGAGAAGCTCTTACCGAGCTGGGAAAAGATTATGTTATTGCAGATGGAATAAAAGGTAGTGGTCATTATATTGGTACATATATAGCATTGTCTACACTTCAAAGATATTGGTGGGGCGAAGGAGAAGTAAAGTTCTATATTGATGGAGATGAACAATATCCAACAATCTGTGGAACCGGAATGGAAGATTATTTTGGAGGTTCCTGGAGTTTTGCCAGACATGAAGACGGAAAAACGATAGAACAGACATATACAACTCCTTTTCTTGGATATCCATTTTATTCAAGGCATGATGATCTGGTAAATAATTTATATCATAATGATGATTGTCCGCCAATGCGCGGTTTTTATCGCTGGCATGTCATGGATCCGGTGTTTTTTGATGAGGAGCTTAAGGTTACTGTGCAACAGATTGGTGTTGGACATAAAGGTTTATTTGAACGTCAGGATGATTTGTCAAGTGTTGCATACTGGTATCAGAAGGAACCACATAATGTTTTTCCAAAGCTTCCTGAGAAAGAAAAAAGATGGCCAAGATAG
- a CDS encoding DUF6088 family protein: MNSYLDQIKNRIKNFDSGKIFINNDFLDIAGNETVRRTLNQLVSENKIKRVINGFYYNPSYSELIGEYEAVSIHELALAIARKYNWNIAPYNSTALNLLGLSTQVPTHYKYISSGRYKEYKIGDTTLEFKKVNPGEIANMSLKTATVIQAIKSLGKENITNEVIQKIRENLTEKERTDLMNESKSVSAWIYEVIREICEGKNE; this comes from the coding sequence ATGAATTCCTATTTAGATCAAATAAAAAACAGAATTAAAAATTTTGATAGTGGAAAAATTTTTATAAACAATGATTTTTTAGATATAGCGGGAAATGAAACTGTCCGTAGAACTTTAAATCAATTAGTTAGTGAAAATAAAATAAAAAGAGTGATTAATGGATTCTATTACAATCCAAGTTACAGTGAATTAATTGGAGAGTACGAAGCAGTATCAATTCACGAGTTGGCACTTGCCATAGCAAGGAAATATAATTGGAATATTGCACCATATAATAGCACAGCCTTAAACTTATTAGGACTTTCAACACAAGTTCCAACTCACTATAAATATATATCTAGTGGAAGATATAAGGAATATAAAATTGGAGATACTACTTTAGAATTTAAAAAAGTAAATCCAGGAGAAATTGCCAACATGTCCTTAAAGACTGCAACAGTTATTCAAGCAATTAAATCTTTGGGCAAAGAAAACATAACTAACGAAGTTATACAAAAGATAAGAGAAAACTTAACTGAAAAAGAAAGAACAGACTTAATGAATGAGTCAAAATCAGTTTCAGCATGGATATATGAAGTAATAAGGGAAATTTGTGAGGGTAAAAATGAATAA
- the lysS gene encoding lysine--tRNA ligase translates to MSENKENNSTVNVEQDLNDQMIVRREKLDELRARSLDPFQEVKYDISHSTKDVKDNFDELEGQKVSLAGRLMSKRGMGKSSFADIQDSTGKIQLFVNVKNLPEGKYEDFKHLDIGDVIGLNGEVMKTKTGEVSVRVNDYTLLAKCLRPLPDSWSGLSDTETKYRQRYLDLIINKDSKDTFVLRSLIISHIRKILNEKGFLEVETPILNTVPGGANARPFVTHHNTLDIDMYLRIAPELYLKRLIIGGMGRVYEIGRNFRNEGMSHKHNPEFTMMELYQSYADYNDMMNLTEEIIKSLASEVVGKAEYEWDGHVIDLSKDFARLTMLDAVKEYSGVDFNEIADDAAAFAIAKEKNVETQEIWRKGDILNAFFEEFVEDNLIQPTFIYDYPIEVSPLSKQKPEDPAFTERFELFIAGDEYGNAYSELNDPFEQRARFEAQEGRRSAGDDEGMRIDEDYIRALEYALPPTGGLGIGIDRLCMLLTGNDNIRDVLLFPTMRPVGKEKIANSETTTSASLSTSSSTSSSVTEQAVAEPIDLSKVKVEPLFEDFVDFETFSKSDFRVVKVVNCEEVPKSKKLLKFTLNDGSAEDRIILSGIKNNYSTEELIGKTLLAITNLPPRKMMGEESCGMILSAIHEYDGEEKLNLIMLDDNIPAGSKLY, encoded by the coding sequence ATGAGCGAGAACAAGGAAAATAATAGTACAGTTAACGTAGAACAAGATCTTAATGATCAAATGATTGTTAGACGTGAAAAATTAGACGAACTTAGAGCTAGATCACTTGATCCTTTTCAAGAAGTAAAATATGACATCAGTCATTCAACAAAAGATGTTAAAGATAATTTTGATGAACTAGAAGGCCAAAAAGTTAGTTTAGCTGGTCGCTTGATGTCTAAGCGAGGCATGGGTAAATCTAGTTTTGCTGATATTCAAGACAGCACAGGTAAGATCCAATTATTCGTTAATGTAAAGAATTTACCTGAGGGTAAATATGAAGACTTCAAACATTTAGATATTGGTGATGTTATTGGTCTCAATGGAGAGGTCATGAAGACTAAAACTGGTGAAGTCAGTGTAAGAGTTAATGATTATACTCTCTTAGCTAAGTGTTTACGTCCGCTACCAGATAGTTGGAGTGGTCTAAGTGATACCGAAACTAAGTATAGACAAAGATATTTAGACTTGATTATTAATAAAGATTCTAAAGATACATTCGTCTTGCGTAGTTTAATTATTAGCCATATTCGCAAAATCTTAAATGAAAAAGGTTTCTTAGAAGTAGAAACTCCAATATTAAATACAGTTCCAGGTGGAGCTAATGCTAGACCATTTGTTACTCACCATAATACATTAGATATTGATATGTATTTGCGTATTGCTCCAGAGCTTTACTTAAAGAGATTAATCATTGGTGGAATGGGAAGAGTGTATGAAATTGGTAGAAACTTCAGAAATGAAGGAATGAGCCACAAGCACAATCCTGAATTTACAATGATGGAGTTATACCAATCCTATGCAGATTATAATGACATGATGAATCTCACTGAAGAGATCATTAAGAGCCTTGCAAGTGAAGTAGTAGGAAAAGCTGAATACGAATGGGATGGTCATGTAATTGATCTTTCAAAGGACTTTGCACGTTTAACAATGTTAGATGCAGTCAAAGAGTATTCAGGAGTTGATTTCAATGAAATTGCAGATGATGCTGCAGCTTTTGCAATTGCAAAAGAGAAAAATGTTGAGACTCAAGAAATATGGAGGAAGGGTGACATTTTAAATGCATTCTTTGAAGAATTTGTTGAAGATAATCTAATTCAACCTACATTTATTTATGATTATCCAATCGAAGTTTCTCCTTTAAGTAAGCAGAAACCAGAGGACCCTGCTTTTACAGAAAGATTTGAGTTGTTTATAGCAGGTGATGAATATGGTAATGCGTATTCAGAGCTTAATGATCCATTCGAACAACGTGCAAGATTCGAGGCTCAAGAGGGTAGACGTAGTGCTGGTGATGATGAGGGTATGAGAATTGATGAAGATTATATCAGAGCTCTCGAATATGCTTTGCCTCCAACTGGTGGTTTAGGAATTGGAATTGACAGATTATGTATGTTGTTAACTGGAAATGATAATATCCGTGACGTACTGCTATTCCCAACAATGAGACCAGTGGGTAAAGAGAAGATTGCTAATTCTGAAACAACAACATCAGCTAGTTTATCAACTTCATCAAGCACATCAAGTTCTGTAACAGAACAAGCTGTAGCAGAGCCAATTGATTTATCAAAAGTCAAGGTAGAGCCTTTGTTTGAGGATTTTGTTGATTTTGAAACTTTCTCAAAATCTGATTTCAGAGTTGTTAAAGTTGTTAATTGCGAAGAAGTACCTAAGAGTAAGAAGCTTTTGAAATTCACACTTAATGATGGTTCAGCTGAAGATAGAATTATTCTAAGTGGAATCAAAAATAATTATAGTACGGAAGAACTTATAGGAAAAACTCTATTAGCAATTACAAACTTACCACCACGCAAAATGATGGGTGAAGAATCTTGTGGAATGATTTTAAGTGCAATTCACGAGTATGATGGCGAAGAAAAACTTAACTTAATAATGTTGGACGATAATATTCCAGCAGGATCAAAGTTATATTAA
- the greA gene encoding transcription elongation factor GreA, whose amino-acid sequence MADKKKYDFTSEGINKLKEELDRRKGTERTEIANRIKEARSFGDLSENSEYDDAKEAQALNEAKIVELEDLLKNANVIEEHEISKHVIGLGSKVTLEDIKSGEQEEFTLVSQKEEDIFSNKISTESPVGVAIMGKKKGDKVTVSTPVGLIKYTVIKIG is encoded by the coding sequence ATGGCAGATAAGAAAAAATATGATTTTACCAGTGAAGGTATCAATAAATTAAAAGAAGAATTAGATAGAAGAAAAGGTACTGAGAGAACCGAGATTGCTAATAGAATTAAGGAAGCTAGATCATTTGGGGACTTATCCGAAAACTCAGAATACGATGACGCTAAAGAAGCTCAAGCTTTAAACGAGGCAAAAATTGTTGAGCTAGAAGATCTTCTAAAAAATGCTAACGTAATTGAAGAACACGAGATTAGTAAACATGTTATTGGTCTTGGTAGCAAAGTAACTTTAGAAGACATCAAATCTGGTGAGCAAGAAGAATTTACACTCGTATCACAAAAAGAAGAAGATATTTTCTCTAATAAAATTTCTACAGAATCACCTGTAGGTGTTGCTATTATGGGTAAGAAAAAAGGAGATAAGGTAACTGTTTCTACACCAGTAGGTTTAATTAAGTATACTGTAATTAAAATTGGTTAA